A section of the Delphinus delphis chromosome 1, mDelDel1.2, whole genome shotgun sequence genome encodes:
- the NCF2 gene encoding neutrophil cytosol factor 2 isoform X1 yields MSLAETISLWNEGVLAADKKDWKGALDAFTAVQDPHSRICFNIGCLHTILGSMPEAEKAFTESINRDKHLAVAYFQRGMLYYQMEKYDSALKDLKEALTQLRGNQLIDYKILGLPFKLFACEVLYNIAFMYAKKEEWKKAEEHLALAVSMKSEPRHSKIDKAMESIWKQKLYEPVVIPVGRLFQPNERQVAQLVKKDYLGKATVVASVVDQDSFSGFAPLQPQAAEPPPRPKTPEIFRALEGEAHRVLFGFVPETPEELQVMPGNIVFVLKKSSDNWATVMFNGQKGLVPCNYLEPAELRIHSQQKPQEETSQEADIPGPPSSRAPGRPQLSPGQNEKKEPKEVKLSVPMSYTLKVHYKYTVVLETQPGLPYSQVRDMVAKKLELLPEHTKLSYRPRDSSELVLLSEDSMKDAWAQVKNYCLTVWCENTVGDQGFPDETEETKKSDANNQTTEAQLKEGSQVVALFSYEATQPEDLEFLEGDVILVLSMVNEEWLEGECKGKVGIFPKAFVEERTTTDLESTPRGV; encoded by the exons ATGTCCCTGGCCGAGACCATCAGCCTCTGGAATGAAGGGGTGCTAGCAGCCGACAAGAAGGACTGGAAGGGAGCCCTGGACGCCTTCACCGCTGTCCAGGACCCACACTCCAGGATTTGCTTCAACATCGGCTGCTTGCACACGATCCTGGGAAGCATGCCCGAGGCGGAGAAG GCCTTCACCGAAAGCATTAACCGAGACAAGCACTTGGCAGTGGCCTACTTCCAACGAGGGATGCTCTACTACCAGATGGAGAA ATATGATTCCGCCCTTAAAGACCTTAAGGAGGCCCTGACTCAGCTTCGAGGGAACCAGCTGATCGACTACAAGATCCTGGGGCTACCGTTCAAGCTGTTTGCCTGTGAG GTGTTATATAATATTGCTTTCATGTACGCCAAGAAGGAGGAATGGAAAAAGGCTGAGGAACACTTAGCATTGGCTGTGAGCATGAAGTCTGAGCCGAGACATTCCAAAATCGACAAAGCCATGGAAAGCATTTGG AAACAGAAGCTGTATGAGCCAGTGGTGATCCCTGTGGGCAGGCTGTTTCAGCCAAATGAAAGGCAAGTGGCTCAACTGGTCAAGAAGGATTACCTAGGCAAGGCCACG GTCGTGGCATCTGTGGTGGATCAAGACAGTTTCTCGGGGTTTGCCCCTCTGCAGCCACAG GCAGCTGAGCCTCCGCCCAGGCCCAAGACCCCAGAGATCTTCAG GGCTCTGGAAGGAGAAGCCCACCGTGTGCTGTTTGGGTTTGTGCCTGAGACACCAGAGGAGCTCCAGGTCATGCCAGGGAACATCGTCTTTGTCTTGAAGAAGAGCAGTGATAACTGGGCTACGGTCATGTTCAACGGGCAG AAGGGGCTTGTTCCCTGCAACTACCTTGAACCAGCTGAACTGCGGATCCATTCTCAGCAGAAGCCCCAG GAGGAAACCTCGCAGGAGGCTGATATCCCAGGTCCTCCCAGTTCCAGGGCTCCTGGGAGACCCCAGTTGTCACCAG gtcagaatgaaaaaaaagagcccaag GAAGTCAAGCTCAGCGTCCCCATGTCCTACACACTCAAGGTGCACTACAAGTACACAGTGGTCTTGGAAACTCAGCCCGGGCTCCCCTACAGCCAGGTCCGCGACATGGTGGCTAAGAAGCTGGAGCTCCTACCGGAACATACGAAGCTGAG CTATCGGCCTCGGGACAGCAGTGAGCTGGTGCTCCTTTCAGAAGACAGCATGAAGGATGCCTGGGCCCAAGTGAAAAACTACTGCCTGACTGTGTGGTGTGAGAACACAGTG GGTGACCAGGGCTTTCCAGATGAaactgaagaaaccaaaaaatcTGATGCTAATAACCAGACAACAGAAGCTCAGCTTAAGGAAGGGAGCCAAGTGGTAGCACTCTTCAGCTACGAGGCTACCCAGCCAGAAGACCTGGAGTTTCTGGAAGGGGATGTAATCCTGGTGTTATCAATGG TGAATGAAGAATGGCTGGAGGGGGAGTGCAAAGGGAAAGTTGGCATTTTCCCCAAAGCTTTTGTTGAAGAACGTACAACTACAGACTTGGAAAGCACTCCTAGAGGAGTCTAG
- the NCF2 gene encoding neutrophil cytosol factor 2 isoform X2, which translates to MMSAEDKLWDVMAFTESINRDKHLAVAYFQRGMLYYQMEKYDSALKDLKEALTQLRGNQLIDYKILGLPFKLFACEVLYNIAFMYAKKEEWKKAEEHLALAVSMKSEPRHSKIDKAMESIWKQKLYEPVVIPVGRLFQPNERQVAQLVKKDYLGKATVVASVVDQDSFSGFAPLQPQAAEPPPRPKTPEIFRALEGEAHRVLFGFVPETPEELQVMPGNIVFVLKKSSDNWATVMFNGQKGLVPCNYLEPAELRIHSQQKPQEETSQEADIPGPPSSRAPGRPQLSPGQNEKKEPKEVKLSVPMSYTLKVHYKYTVVLETQPGLPYSQVRDMVAKKLELLPEHTKLSYRPRDSSELVLLSEDSMKDAWAQVKNYCLTVWCENTVGDQGFPDETEETKKSDANNQTTEAQLKEGSQVVALFSYEATQPEDLEFLEGDVILVLSMVNEEWLEGECKGKVGIFPKAFVEERTTTDLESTPRGV; encoded by the exons ATGATGTCTGCCGAGGACAAATTGTGGGATGTCATG GCCTTCACCGAAAGCATTAACCGAGACAAGCACTTGGCAGTGGCCTACTTCCAACGAGGGATGCTCTACTACCAGATGGAGAA ATATGATTCCGCCCTTAAAGACCTTAAGGAGGCCCTGACTCAGCTTCGAGGGAACCAGCTGATCGACTACAAGATCCTGGGGCTACCGTTCAAGCTGTTTGCCTGTGAG GTGTTATATAATATTGCTTTCATGTACGCCAAGAAGGAGGAATGGAAAAAGGCTGAGGAACACTTAGCATTGGCTGTGAGCATGAAGTCTGAGCCGAGACATTCCAAAATCGACAAAGCCATGGAAAGCATTTGG AAACAGAAGCTGTATGAGCCAGTGGTGATCCCTGTGGGCAGGCTGTTTCAGCCAAATGAAAGGCAAGTGGCTCAACTGGTCAAGAAGGATTACCTAGGCAAGGCCACG GTCGTGGCATCTGTGGTGGATCAAGACAGTTTCTCGGGGTTTGCCCCTCTGCAGCCACAG GCAGCTGAGCCTCCGCCCAGGCCCAAGACCCCAGAGATCTTCAG GGCTCTGGAAGGAGAAGCCCACCGTGTGCTGTTTGGGTTTGTGCCTGAGACACCAGAGGAGCTCCAGGTCATGCCAGGGAACATCGTCTTTGTCTTGAAGAAGAGCAGTGATAACTGGGCTACGGTCATGTTCAACGGGCAG AAGGGGCTTGTTCCCTGCAACTACCTTGAACCAGCTGAACTGCGGATCCATTCTCAGCAGAAGCCCCAG GAGGAAACCTCGCAGGAGGCTGATATCCCAGGTCCTCCCAGTTCCAGGGCTCCTGGGAGACCCCAGTTGTCACCAG gtcagaatgaaaaaaaagagcccaag GAAGTCAAGCTCAGCGTCCCCATGTCCTACACACTCAAGGTGCACTACAAGTACACAGTGGTCTTGGAAACTCAGCCCGGGCTCCCCTACAGCCAGGTCCGCGACATGGTGGCTAAGAAGCTGGAGCTCCTACCGGAACATACGAAGCTGAG CTATCGGCCTCGGGACAGCAGTGAGCTGGTGCTCCTTTCAGAAGACAGCATGAAGGATGCCTGGGCCCAAGTGAAAAACTACTGCCTGACTGTGTGGTGTGAGAACACAGTG GGTGACCAGGGCTTTCCAGATGAaactgaagaaaccaaaaaatcTGATGCTAATAACCAGACAACAGAAGCTCAGCTTAAGGAAGGGAGCCAAGTGGTAGCACTCTTCAGCTACGAGGCTACCCAGCCAGAAGACCTGGAGTTTCTGGAAGGGGATGTAATCCTGGTGTTATCAATGG TGAATGAAGAATGGCTGGAGGGGGAGTGCAAAGGGAAAGTTGGCATTTTCCCCAAAGCTTTTGTTGAAGAACGTACAACTACAGACTTGGAAAGCACTCCTAGAGGAGTCTAG